From the genome of Tolypothrix sp. NIES-4075:
TTCGCGAACCGCGTACAGTTTTGAGAGAATTCGGTACAGAAATTCCAGAGCATATAAAAATACAAGTACACGACAGCACCTTTGAAAGACGTTACCTAGTACTGCCTCACCGACCTGAAGGGGCAGAAAAAATGAACGAGGAGGATTTAGCCCTACTAGTTACTCGTGACAGTATGATTGGTGTAGCTTTGGCACGCTAGCCAGATTCAGTCGTTAGTTAACCAATACAGATTTAGGCAGAAATAGAAGTATAATTTTGTACATTTATCGATTTAGATACTTTAGGTAAGCAACAAACCATGACTAAAAAAGCATTAGTTGTTTTGTCTGGTGGTCAGGATTCAACTACCTGTGCTGCCGTTGCCTGTCAGGAATTTGATGAAGTTCATGCGATCACGTTCAACTATCAGCAGAGACATTTGATTGAGCTAGAGAGTGCGATCGCAATAGCGAAAGCTTTGGGTCTTGCTAGTCATGAAATTATTGATTTGGGTCCAGTTCTCAAAGGCACGAGTCCACTAGTCAGCGACAATTCTTTGGGTGAATACAATTCACCTGAAGAACTGCCCACAGGGGTAGAACCTACTTTTATACCTGGTCGGAATATCTTGTTTCTGACCATAGCATCTAATCGAGCCGCTTGCCTGAACACCAAAGATATATTTATCGGTGTCTGTCAAGCCGACTTTGCAGGTTACTGGGATTGTCGGCAGAGTTTTATTGATGCTATGTCAGTAGCATTGAGCGAAGGCATATATGGTAATAGAGACGCATTTACGACTCACACACCATTGATGGATTTAACAAAAGCAGAGTCAGTAAAACTTGCTCTCGATGTACTAAAAGAGCGATTTGAGTCCGTGATGGAGTTAACTCATACCTGTTATGCAGGAGTCAAAGGTGGTTGTGGTAAATGCCATGCTTGCATTTTACGCGATCGCGGATTTAAAGAAGCAGGAGCTGAAGATCCTATTTGGAAGTTTAGGAAGGTTGTAGTCTGAAAGAAAACTGTTATAAACTCCCATGTTGTTGAAATTAAAAACTTGATGAATGTAAGTTGTTATGCCAAAAAATATGCAGATTTCCTCATGTTCTTTGTAGCGTGCGCTTTGCGTTCAGCATCTGGTGACACCAGAGGGTTCCCCATTGTCATTAGACATAGGAGTAGAAAAGACGTAGAGACGTTCCACATGCTTCGTCTCTACAAGGTTTCGGGCAAAGCATAATTAATTTCTACTCCTATGTCTATTGGAGAACCATTGCATTGCTAAGACAGTGGCTCACCTTTTTAAGCTACTGTGTACACACAAGTTATCTGATTAGCCAAAAGTCCTTTAAAACCTCACCCTGTCCTGACGGACATCCCTCTACGAGCGATCGTAAAGGGACAGGTTTTGCCTAGCACAACCAGGGTGAGGTTTTCTAAGACTATTTGATAAACCATAAAATACTGATTTATGAAAGATTTGAAAGCTATTGTTTTTGATCGTGACGGTACACTGTTGGACTACTCAGATATGTTTCTCACATTCATTCTGGATATCCACAAATCTGAGGGAGTAATGCCACCCGGAACAGAGACAATTCTCAGTCTTGAGTACTGGCAAGAAATTATTTCTGGGAAGCTTCTCATTGGTAGCGTAACTGTGCGAGAGCATATAGATGCTATTCCCAGAAGTTATATGAGACTAGGCAAATTTTACCCACGTATCAGGGAAACACTGCAAATGTTGCAACAAGCAGGTCTGAATATGACAATTCTCAGTGGATGGGTTGGAACTGAAGCTACTCAAAACTTTATTGTCCAGCAAGGGTTACGTGAGTGTTTCAGTTTAATCGTTACCTGCGATGAACTAGAAGAATTAAAAATCGCAGATCACCAGTCTATAGGTTATCTTTCTGCAAAAAAACAACTCTTGAACAAGACAATACAATTTTTGGGTGTTAACCCAGATGAGATCCTAGTAGTGGGTGATTCACCAGAGGATATTGAAGCAGGTAAGAGTTTTAATACAAAGACAGCTGCTGTTTTGACAGGCAGTGGTCATCGCGTCCAAGATAAGCTTGAGAGTCTAAAACCTGATGCAATATTGCCTACTGCTGCCGATCTAGTCAACCTTGTGACTTTTGGAAAACAACAGCCATGATTAAAGCTCTTTCTTTGAAATTCGCTTATCGCACTTAAATGCGATGATAATATAAACTAGCCTTTCTCAGTTTGTAGATACTACAAATGACATTAACTGCACAGCAATTAGAAGCAATGATGCCTGACGCAAGTCAGTTATACAGCGATGAGCCGGAAATGGAAAGTTCTCTCCACTATATGCAACTATTGCTACTTGTCACTTGCTTAGATTGGCTGTGGCGCGACAGAAATGATTATTTCATCGGTGCTAATCTTACCATTTATTTTAGTCGTCAACAACTGCGAAATCGTGATTTTCGCGGTCCCGATTTTTTCTTAGTCAAGCAAACCCAAAAGCGTCCCCGCAACTCTTGGGTAGTTTGGGAAGAAGACGGCAAATATCCTAATTTGATTATCGAACTATTATCGACTAGCACCGCCGACACAGACCGAAATTTGAAAAAAAACTTGTATCAAGACTCTTTCCACACACCAGAATATTTCTACTTTTCACCTGACACGTTAGAATTTGCTGGATTTAAACTAGTTGGAAGTGAATATGAAGAAATTGCGGCAAATAGCAATGGTTGGCGCTGGAGTCAGGAGTTAAGCTTGTATTTGGGTATAGAGTCAGGCAAACTGCGCTACTTTACCGCGAATGGTAGTTTAGTGCCAACACCCGAAGAAGCGGCATTACAGGCACAATTAGACTTAGAACAAGAACGACAACGCGCTAAACAATTGGCGGAAAGATTGAAATCGCTTGGCATTGATATAGACTAAATAAGCAATTATTTCAACTTAAATTCATCAAACTTTACAACTTTTGAATTCAGTTTGCGAGTATCAAAACGATAGCTGCTAATTGTACCCGTCTCTGTGTCGAAGATGCTAAAAACTGTGATGTTATTACTGGCAATATAAGGTAAAGGTTTACCATCTTCACCTAACAGTGGGGCAATTGAAGGTATAATTGGTTCTAAGCCATTTGGATCGCCAACTTCGGCATAATCTTCTTGATAGCCAATTGGCACTTCTCGCTTGTTCTCACCCCAATTAGCACCGTAAGAATTGCCAACATTAGATGTTTCTAAAAAGTGCATTCCCGACTGACTACAAAAGCGGTTCCACAAATGCGAATGCCCATAAAATACAAATTGAACTTCAGCGGCTTCTAGTAACGGTATAATATCGCGAATAATATAATCTGCATTTTTGGGATATTCGTAACGCACTGCTTTAATATTACCATCTTCATCGCGTTCAATTATCTGCACTGGATCGGTGTAAGCTGGGACAATGTTACCACCCAAAGAATGGGGCGGATGATGCAACATGACCACTTTGTATTTTGCTTGTTTAAACTCTGGGCTATTTAGTTCTTCTACTAACCAATTATATTGCTTGCTACCTTTATTAATTGCCTCATAAATATGCTGTCCGTAACCCCAATTTTCACTTGTTTTTAAATCAGCATCTCGTTCCCGATATCTACCTTTTGCGTCTGCATCCATATTAGGAGTTCGCCACATATTCGTCGCGTAAAGTACTACCAGACGCACATCACCAAAGCTAGTTGCATAATAAGTTTTACCACCTTCTTGACTTTGCGGGAGGGTGAAAATCTCTTCGTAAGTATCGGTGTTAAAAGAATTATCTTTCAGGGATTTTTCCCCATACAGCTTTTGAGCAACTACGCGGGGGATTGTATCATCAAATTCGTCATTTAAACTTTCTGTTCTGGCACGTCCCATAATTTCATGATTGCCGATGCAAGTAAACATTGGCGCATGTTGAATTATTTGCCCGCCAGTGTAAAATGTATTATCTATTTTATAATTGGCGCGACCTTGCAAACATGGAAAGAAAGCACCACCATGATTATCATCAAACCATTCGCTAGCGCGATCGCTTACATTCACCAAATCACCTGCAAACCAAACTGCATCCACTCGTCCGACTGTCTCCACCATCTTTTGCAGATTTGCTGCTACCATCGGCTTGATTTGATGGTCAGAAGTAAGTAAAATTTTCAAGGGTGTACCTGGTTTTGGCGAAGGTGCAAGAGTAAACACATCGCTGCTAACGCTCTCACCATCTTCCCGCACACTCGTGACGCAATAAAAAACCCGCACACCGCAAGTTAAACCAGTAACCTCAGCTTCATGTCGCCAAATATTGCGTTTGATAGGTTGTTGATATTCGGTTTGATTTGCTACTTGCGAATTTTGGTCTTCCCGCGTGTGACTGAGTTGAGTTGTTGTAGCAACAACTGTTTCAGCAAGATTTTTGCCATAACTAACTGTGTGTTGACCAACAAATTCGGTAAACCAAACAACTCGTATTGATGTTTCTGTAGGTAGTTGCAGAAATGGATCGGTTAGTAGCTGGGGTGCGGATGTCATACCGATTTTAGATTAGGAATTACTAAAAAACCGTAGCTTGGGCATTGCCCAATTATGTAACAATTTAGTGATTTAAATGTATCAGATGCAAGTATTTCTTCAGCAATA
Proteins encoded in this window:
- the queC gene encoding 7-cyano-7-deazaguanine synthase QueC, which produces MTKKALVVLSGGQDSTTCAAVACQEFDEVHAITFNYQQRHLIELESAIAIAKALGLASHEIIDLGPVLKGTSPLVSDNSLGEYNSPEELPTGVEPTFIPGRNILFLTIASNRAACLNTKDIFIGVCQADFAGYWDCRQSFIDAMSVALSEGIYGNRDAFTTHTPLMDLTKAESVKLALDVLKERFESVMELTHTCYAGVKGGCGKCHACILRDRGFKEAGAEDPIWKFRKVVV
- a CDS encoding HAD family hydrolase, encoding MKDLKAIVFDRDGTLLDYSDMFLTFILDIHKSEGVMPPGTETILSLEYWQEIISGKLLIGSVTVREHIDAIPRSYMRLGKFYPRIRETLQMLQQAGLNMTILSGWVGTEATQNFIVQQGLRECFSLIVTCDELEELKIADHQSIGYLSAKKQLLNKTIQFLGVNPDEILVVGDSPEDIEAGKSFNTKTAAVLTGSGHRVQDKLESLKPDAILPTAADLVNLVTFGKQQP
- a CDS encoding Uma2 family endonuclease; the encoded protein is MTLTAQQLEAMMPDASQLYSDEPEMESSLHYMQLLLLVTCLDWLWRDRNDYFIGANLTIYFSRQQLRNRDFRGPDFFLVKQTQKRPRNSWVVWEEDGKYPNLIIELLSTSTADTDRNLKKNLYQDSFHTPEYFYFSPDTLEFAGFKLVGSEYEEIAANSNGWRWSQELSLYLGIESGKLRYFTANGSLVPTPEEAALQAQLDLEQERQRAKQLAERLKSLGIDID
- a CDS encoding fibronectin type III domain-containing protein, giving the protein MTSAPQLLTDPFLQLPTETSIRVVWFTEFVGQHTVSYGKNLAETVVATTTQLSHTREDQNSQVANQTEYQQPIKRNIWRHEAEVTGLTCGVRVFYCVTSVREDGESVSSDVFTLAPSPKPGTPLKILLTSDHQIKPMVAANLQKMVETVGRVDAVWFAGDLVNVSDRASEWFDDNHGGAFFPCLQGRANYKIDNTFYTGGQIIQHAPMFTCIGNHEIMGRARTESLNDEFDDTIPRVVAQKLYGEKSLKDNSFNTDTYEEIFTLPQSQEGGKTYYATSFGDVRLVVLYATNMWRTPNMDADAKGRYRERDADLKTSENWGYGQHIYEAINKGSKQYNWLVEELNSPEFKQAKYKVVMLHHPPHSLGGNIVPAYTDPVQIIERDEDGNIKAVRYEYPKNADYIIRDIIPLLEAAEVQFVFYGHSHLWNRFCSQSGMHFLETSNVGNSYGANWGENKREVPIGYQEDYAEVGDPNGLEPIIPSIAPLLGEDGKPLPYIASNNITVFSIFDTETGTISSYRFDTRKLNSKVVKFDEFKLK